The proteins below are encoded in one region of Bombus vancouverensis nearcticus chromosome 8, iyBomVanc1_principal, whole genome shotgun sequence:
- the LOC117156534 gene encoding nucleolar protein 9, translating into MANDHGNDERGKKRKKKRSQIQMAKKLARQRNHGSDVDSETYQYMVHILELMKGDFSTTEEKLIFVNNVYEQTLGREVEYARNQVGSRILDSLLKYARLETIERLVAAFKSTLRPLSSDTFASHVLQKIIVVCADRGNKTTISGSCIKRDADINIEVKDSEIESYNGIVLKLSKYFINNIEEFVFDTYANHVLRTVIECLGGLIDKSDSSSDKKKVIFGERRSVIQEYKDLLFETCNRLYRWPRFLEFGQDELTSGLLQSVLYSLNGTFPELMETYIKKITTECFKPGKEEQEPSNIFHAESSTRLLEACLSVASPKSLYTIYEEYFSGNLKRLSSMRSTNFSVQRLFDHCTAKEHFERLFEEIHTHFTELLDTGHTGVLVSVANACLRLQTKQGAFVTDLLKVLGCETNERQHRIVACVVSLRTFEHWENSEGKKENDLKRSISLHGSLIVQDILRFNKPIKMVNSLLETDVEELAQIFEDPKGSRIVDAFMDSKYIGEKSREKLAKKLKGYWAQLARSTHGSRSLDRIWEWARINQRTLIVEELAAVGESLRSTKSGQIMSNKLNVSLFTRNKKDWMEALGKEEKTRSLFVDIIGNTAKKGK; encoded by the coding sequence ATGGCCAACGATCACGGAAACGACGAAAGAGgtaaaaaacgaaagaagaaacgatctCAAATTCAGATGGCAAAAAAGTTGGCACGGCAACGAAATCATGGGTCCGACGTAGACTCCGAGACTTACCAGTACATGGTGCATATCCTGGAGTTAATGAAAGGCGATTTCTCTACTACCgaagaaaaattgatatttgTGAATAACGTGTACGAACAAACTCTTGGTCGAGAAGTCGAATATGCCCGGAATCAGGTTGGTTCCAGGATACTGGACTCGCTTTTAAAGTACGCGAGGTTAGAAACGATTGAGAGGTTAGTCGCTGCTTTCAAATCTACTTTACGACCTCTCAGTAGCGACACGTTCGCTAGCCATGTTTTGCAAAAGATCATAGTAGTTTGCGCCGATAGAGGAAACAAAACGACGATTTCGGGATCGTGCATCAAACGAGATGCAGATATCAATATAGAGGTTAAAGATTCGGAAATAGAATCTTACAACGGCATCGTGTTGAAACTAAGCAAATATTTTATCAACAATATAGAGGAGTTTGTATTCGATACGTATGCTAATCATGTTTTGAGAACTGTCATAGAATGTCTCGGCGGGCTGATTGACAAGTCTGACAGTAGTAGCGATAAAAAAAAGGTGATATTTGGCGAAAGACGATCGGTCATACAAGAGTACAAAGACTTATTATTCGAAACGTGCAACAGATTATACAGGTGGCCCCGGTTTCTAGAATTTGGTCAAGACGAACTTACATCTGGATTATTGCAAAGCGTCTTATATTCTTTGAACGGTACGTTTCCGGAATTGATGGAAACgtacattaaaaaaattacgACAGAATGTTTCAAGCCTGGAAAGGAGGAGCAGGAACCATCCAACATTTTTCACGCAGAAAGTTCGACCAGATTGCTGGAGGCTTGCTTATCGGTAGCCAGTCCCAAATCTTTGTATACGATTTACGAAGAATATTTTTCAGGTAATTTGAAACGGCTATCGTCGATGCGGAGCACAAATTTCAGCGTACAGCGATTATTCGATCACTGTACCGCTAAGGAACATTTCGAACGATTATTCGAAGAAATTCACACGCATTTCACCGAACTCCTCGACACGGGTCATACCGGTGTTTTGGTTAGCGTGGCGAATGCATGTTTGAGACTGCAAACGAAACAAGGTGCGTTTGTAACTGATCTGTTGAAAGTTCTAGGGTGTGAAACAAACGAGAGACAGCATCGAATCGTGGCGTGTGTAGTAAGCCTAAGAACGTTCGAACATTGGGAAAATtcagaagggaaaaaggaaaacgatTTGAAACGTTCGATCAGCTTACACGGAAGTTTGATCGTACAGGACATTCTTAGGTTTAACAAACCCATAAAAATGGTTAATTCATTGTTGGAAACAGACGTGGAGGAACTAGCGCAAATATTTGAAGATCCGAAAGGCAGCCGCATCGTAGACGCTTTTATGGACAGCAAATACATCGGCGAGAAAAGCAGGGAGAAGCTTGCGAAGAAATTGAAAGGATACTGGGCGCAATTAGCTCGCAGTACACACggttccagaagcttggacAGAATATGGGAATGGGCGCGTATAAATCAGAGAACATTGATCGTGGAAGAGTTAGCAGCAGTCGGAGAATCTTTACGTTCGACCAAATCCGGACAAATCATGTCTAACAAACTAAACGTTTCGCTATTTACGAGAAACAAGAAAGATTGGATGGAAGCGttaggaaaggaagaaaagaccAGATCCCTTTTTGTAGATATAATTGGGAATACGGCGAAAAAAGGGAAATAA
- the LOC117153322 gene encoding protein FAM89A isoform X2: MSSLQGLPPLPRSLSGFNLSGGRSEGCEPPPPPTRSSSKTQRGGKTSIQSSSRPSPPARQLTTLDTQLAILRREMFGLRQLDLSLLAQLWSLNESIQEFRQLLQEQEDRAPSPSPSSEEGDDTSYGTHPPPPPRRPAPGVHLHRPPRPPRPARPPPSDESPSSEEYGAV, translated from the exons ATGTCTTCCCTGCAAGGTCTACCACCGTTACCGAGAAGTCTCAGTGGATTCAATTTGAGCGGTGGACGAAGCGAGGGTTGCGAGCCACCTCCGCCGCCCACCAGATCTTCCAGTAAAACACAAAGAGGCGGTAAAACTTCGATCCAATCGTCGTCCAGGCCATCGCCACCTGCTCGACAGCTTACCACGTTGGATACGCAGCTGGCCATACTCAGGAGAGAAATG tTTGGCCTTCGACAACTGGATCTCTCTTTGCTCGCTCAACTTTGGTCCCTGAACGAATCCATACAAGAATTTCGACAACTGTTGCAAGAACAAGAAGACAGAGCGCCATCTCCTTCGCCCAGCAGCGAAGAAGGGGACGACACCTCTTACGGAACTCACCCTCCACCTCCACCGAGAAGACCGGCTCCTGGTGTACACCTGCATAGACCACCCAGGCCACCCAGACCGGCCAGGCCTCCACCTAGCGACGAATCGCCATCTAGCGAAGAATACGGAGCTGTTTGA